Within the Bradyrhizobium ottawaense genome, the region AGCCCTGCCCAATGGTTTAGCTCGCCGGGATCGGCGTCGTTCAGCGTGTACTGATACATCGTCTTGGACACGCGGCCGCCGATCGTGATGTCCTGCGCGGCCTGCATATAGAGCGTGATCCCCTGGATCTTGGCGAGGTTGGTCCGCAGCCGCGCGAGCACCTGGTCCATGCTGCCGCGCTGACTTTGGGGCTTCAGCGCGATATACACGCGGCCGTTATTGACCGTGGTATTGCCGCCGCCCGCACCGACCGCCGCGCCGACTGTGGCAACCGCGGGGTCTCGCATCACCGCGTCGAGCAAGGCTTGCTGGCGCTCGGCCATCGCCTGGAAGGAGATATCCTGCGCGGCCTCGGACAGGCCGATGATCAATCCGGTATCCTGTTCGGGGAAGAAACCCTTGGGGATCAGCACGAACAGATATCCGGTCAACGCAATGGTGCCGAGCATTGTCATCAGGGTGATGAAGCGGTGCCGCAGTACGATCTTGAGGCCGGCCTCATAGAGGTGGAGCAGGCCATCGAAGCCGCGTTCGGAAAGCCGGTAGAGCCATCCGTGTTCCTTGCTCTCCGGCTTGAGCAGGTAGGCGCACATCATCGGCGTAAGCGTCAGCGAGATCAACAGCGACAGTACCAGCGCAACACTGACGGTGATGGCAAACTCGCGGAACAGGAGGCCGACATATCCCCCCATCAGGAACAGCGGAATGAACACGGCGATCAGCGACAGCGTGATCGACACGATGGTAAAACCGATCTCGCCGGCGCCTTTCAGCGACGCTTCGAACGGCGAGGCGCCTTCCTCCATGTGCCGCACGATGTTCTCGATCACGACGACGGCGTCGTCGACCACGAAGCCGACAGCGATCGACAATGCCATCAAGGAGAGATTATCGAGACTGTAGCCGAGCTCGTAGAGTACGGCGAAAGTGCCGACCAGCGACAGCGGCACGGTGACGGCCGGAATAACGGTGGCCCAGAAATTGCGGAGGAATAAGAAGATTACCATCACCACCAGCGCGACCGTGAGCATTAACGTGAACTGCACGTCGCTGACCGAAGCGCGGATGGTCTCGGTGCGGTCGGAGATGATATTGACCTTGACCGCGGGCGGAATCGAGGCCTGAAGCACCGGCATCGCTGCCTTGATGCGGTTCACCGTGTCGACCACGTTGGCGCCGGGCTGGCGCTGGATCGCCAGGATGACCGAGCGCTTCTGGTTGAACCAGCCGGCGATCAGGTCATTCTCCGGCGCACTGACGGCGCGGCCAACGTCGCGTATGCGGACCGGCGCCCCGTTGCGATAGGCGATCACCAGATTGGCGTAGTCATCGGCCTTCAGCAACTGATCGTTGGTGTTGAGCGTGTAGGTCTGGCGCGGGCTGTTGAGCGTACCTTTCGCCAGATCGACATTCGCTTGGCCGAGCGCCGTCCGAACATCCTCGAGGTTGATGCCGCGAGCCGCCAGAGCCTGCGGGTCGAGCTGCACGCGAACGGCGGGCTTCTGCTGACCGCCGATACCCACAAGACCGACGCCGGATATCTGCGATATCTTTTGCAGCAGGATATTCTCTGCATAGGCGTCGACGGTGGTCAGCGGCAGGGTGTCTGAGGTCAGGCCGAGCACCAGAATCGGCGTGTCGGCTGGATTGACTTTCCGGATCGTTGGTGGGTACGGCATGCCCACCGGCAAATACGGGGTCGCAGCATTGATCGCCGACAGCGCGTCGCTGACGGTCCCATCGATCTGACGGTTCAAATCGAACTGCAGGGTAATCTGGGTATAGCCGAGTGCGCTCGCCGACGTCATCTGGGCGAGACCCGGGATTTCGCCGAACTGCAATTCGAGTGGAGTCGCCACTGAAGACGCCATGGTCTGCGGATCGGCGCCCGGCAGCTGGGCCGTGATCTGAAGGGTCGGGTAATTGACGTTCGGCAGAGCCGCCACCGGCAATAGCGGATAGCTGACCAGGCCGCCGACCAACAGCCCGACCATCAGCAGGGCGGTAGCGATCGGCCGATGGATGAACGGAGCGGATATGTTCATGGGATGGGTGCCTGCTGAGCGCTCTGTGCAATAGCTTCCTGCGCTGCCTGGCCGTGCAGCATCGTGACACGCGTGCCCGGTTGCAGCTTGTATTGTCCGTCGACCACGACCTGCTCATTGGCCTTGAGCCCGGAATCAATCAGGGCCTGGCCGCTGCTGATCTGAGCGACCTTGACCGGCTGGCTCTGGACCGTGTTGTTGTTGGGATCGATGACGTAAACGTAGGCGCCACTCGGACCCTGCTGCACCGCCGATGCAGCGACGGTCAGGCCATTGCGCCTTGTATCAACGAGCAGCCGCGCGTTGACGAGCTGGCCAGGCCAGAGCCGGTGCGTTTTGTTGGCAAAATTCGCCTTGAGCTGGATTGAGCCCGTGGTCTGCAGGATCTCGTTGTTGACGAGGCCGAGCGCGCCTTGCTCCAGCAGGGTCGTATCGTCCTGGCTGTAGGCGAGAACCGCAAGCGGAGCTTTGGTATTCTGCTGTTGCTGCTGAATTTGCGGCAGGACGGTCTCGGGGAGAGTGAAGATCAGCGAAATCGGATCGATCTGCGTAACGACGACGAGGCCGTTCGTGCTTGAGGGACTGATGATATTGCCGACGTCGATCTGGCGAATGCCGGCCACGCCATCGATCGGCGACGTCAGGCGCGTAAAGCTGAGCTGCACTTTGGCGGCGTCGATCAACGCCTGATCGGCCTTGATTGCCGCCTCGAGCTGTCCCACTTGCGCCTTCTGGGTCTCGAGCAATTGCGGAGTGGCCCAGCCCTTCTCACCCAATGTGGTGTAGCGAGCGAGATTGGCCTGGGCGTTGATGAGCTGGGCCTGGTCGCGTTCGAGGTTTCCGGTGTACTGATCGATCAAGGCCTGATAGGGCCGCGGATCGATCTGCGCGAGCAGGTCGCCGGCATGCACGGTCTGGCCTTCGGTGAAGTTGATGCTGATGATTTGCCCCTGGATCTGAGCGCGCACGACGTCGGTGTTGTAGGCAATCACCGTGCCGACGCCGCTGAGATAGATCGGCACGTCATGCTGGGCGACCACGTCGGCGACGACCGACACCGCAGGTGGTGGAGCGGGCGCGGCCGCGGCCGTCTCCAGTGGGTGAGTGTGCGTGAAGTACAGAAGACCGCCGGCCGCGATAGCGGCGGTCAGTACAGCAGCGGAAATGGTGGCTTTCTTTTTCATGGTCGGTCCCACTCACGGATGAATAGTTATTTCAGCAGCCGCTCGTATTGCTCGATGCTCCGCCGGTGCCGCCCGTCAGGCACGGGAACAGATTTGTCGCAGGAGATGAAACAGTGGACGGAGTTGTAATCGTCGGCATGGTTGGCACCAACGTGGTCAGTCCGACGGTGCCCACAGTCGGCGATGCGGTCATCGTCGGTACTGCCGCTGCGGAGCTGACCCCAAGATTCCCGATCTCGATGGATCCCAACGGAACTCCCGTTCGGGCGGCGCCGCCCGGAGTTGTGGGCGACGTTGACGTTGGGGTCGACGATGAAGCAATGCTGCTCGAGCCGGAGCCGCACATTCCCGACAATCCCGACGTTTCCAGCATCCCGGAGGTCGTCGACATTCCCGATGTCGCCGATATTCCCGACGACGTCGACATGGCTGACGATGTTGACATTCCCGACGTTGCCGCCGTCGCCGGCGTCGCGGTTCCCATTGCCATTCCACCGCCGTCATAGGTCGAGGTCGATCCGTACATCCCGGATGGCGCAGTCCCAACGGTCGTGCATGTCGTGCTGCTGCCCGGCATTGCAGTTGCGCCCGTCGAATAGGTGGTGGGCGCTGGACTAATTCCAGGTGATGCGAGCTCGGTAGAGCCAAGGGGGATGCCGGTTGGCGAAACCGTCCCCAAGCCAAGCGGCGAGGTCGCACCGATGGTAGGGGTCGGGCTGGCCATTCCACTGACTTGTGCGATGGCGCCGTTGCCGGCGAAGAGCGCTGGAATGACTGCGGCAACCAGCGCGAATCGCATGAGCGTTCTTCGTTTGCCGACCGCGTGACTGCGGCGAGCGCCTGTGTCGATCGGCTTTGCGGCGATCCCGCCTGGTGCGAGGCTATCGGACATCGGTCAATCCCTCAGTAGGAGCTCAAAAAGGCTTCTGAATAGTCTGCGGCGGCAGATGACAAGCTTCTTGTCCAGCGCCACGTCCGATTTGGGTTGTCGCGGGTCGTACATCGCAAGGCTGATTGGCTGAGAACGGGTCTCAGGTCTGATCTGATCGGGAAGGTGATTGGTCCGCGCGGGCTGTTCAATTAAATACGCGTTTATGGTCTTGGCACCGACTCCATCGCAGCTAGCCGCAACGGATGAAGGGAGGCCGAGCCAATTTCGGTTTCAGAAGTCTAAATTCGATTTTAGTTGAGCGGAGCTCGTTCGCGCCCGACGTCATTGGACTATCTCTGACGAAAAACATTCATCGAAACGAGAAATGCCTTTCGGCAAGCATTAGCGACTACGGAGATCACCATGGGCAAGGACGATGTCGTTGGCGTCGGCGATTACGAGGGCGCCGCAGCGGGATGGGGCGCTCTGAAAGCGGTCGCGGATGCCGTTCGTGGTCAGATGGATATCGTAAAGGAGACGCGCGGTCTCCTCAGCATGAACCAACCACACGGGTTCGATTGCCCGGGTTGCGCCTGGCCCGATCCGAAACATACGTCGTCGTTCGAGTTCTGCGAGAACGGCGCCAAAGCCGTCTCATGGGAAGCGACGGCCAAACGGACGACGCCGGAATTCTTTGCGGCGCACACAGTCAGCGAACTCTGGAAATGGTCGGACTTCGACCTGGAGAATGAGGGCCGTCTGACCCATCCGATGGCCTACGATCGGGCCACCGATCGATACCTTCCAATCTCGTGGGACGAGGCGCTCGCCAGGATTGGCGCCACGCTCCGAGCGTTACCGCACCCCGATATGGCGGAGTTCTACACGTCCGGCAGGGCGTCCAACGAGGCGGCTTTTCTCTATCAGCTGTTTGTACGGGAATACGGAACCAACAACTTCCCCGATTGCTCGAACATGTGTCACGAGGCGACGAGCGTCGGCCTGCCCGAGTCGATCGGTGTCGGCAAGGGAACGGTGACCCTGGAGGATTTCGATCACTGCGACGCGCTCTTTTGCATCGGCCATAATCCAGGGACCAATCACCCTCGGATGCTGACGACGCTGCGTGAGGTCGCAAAGCGGGGAGTGCCGATTATCGTCTTCAACCCGCTGCGCGAGCGCGGCCTGGAGCGGTTCACGTCACCGCAGCATCCCGTCGAGATGCTGACGCTTGGCTCGACGCCAATTGCCTCGACCTACTATCAGGTGAAAGTAGGTGGCGATATCGCTTTGCTGAAGGGAATCATGAAGACCCTGTTGGCGCTCGATGCGAAAAGCGTTGCCGATGGCGGTCCAGGTGTTCTCGATCGCGGCTTCATCAAGAATCATACTGCCGGAATTGACGAACTGCTGGCTGATCTCGATGCCACCTCGTGGGACGCGATCGAAGCGGCTTCGGGTTTGTCGCGTTTGGATATCGAGTTCGTCGGCAATATCTACGCCAAGGCGGAGCGGGTCATTATCAATTACGGCATGGGCATCACCCAGCATCGGCACGGTACAGGCAATGTTCAGCAGATCGCCAACCTGCTGATGCTTCGCGGCAATATCGGACGAGAGGGCGCCGGCATTTCTCCGCTGCGCGGTCACTCGAATGTGCAGGGAGACCGCACGGTCGGCATTACGGAGGTTCCGAATGACGAATTGCTGGACGGAATAGCCCGCGTGTTCGGATTCGACCCGCCCCGCCACAGGGGCCACAACGCGATCGAGGCTGTCGAAGCGATCCGGGACGGACGTTCAAAGGCGTTGGTCTGTCTGGGCGGCAATCTTGCAGTTGCAATGTCCGATTCGGAAGTCACGTTCAAGGCGATGAGGAACCTCGATCTCGCGGTGCATATCGCTACCAAGCTCAATCGCTCCCATTTGCTGCTTGCGAAGCAGTCCTTCATCCTTCCCTGCCTGGGACGCACCGAGCTTGATGTTCAGGCGACGGGCCCCCAGTCGGTCACGGTGGAAGATTCAATGTCGATGGTCCACGCCTCTCGTGGCGGACTGAAGCCCGCGTCCGAGCATCTCAGGTCGGAACCAGCAATCATCGCCGGGATGGCGTTGGCCACATTACCGGAAACCCGGGTCGGATGGGCGAACCTGGTTTCCGATTACGGAAAGATCCGTGATTGCATCGAAGCGGTCTTCCCGGAGTTCGCCGACTTCAATGCTCGCATCAAACAGCCAGGAGGATTTCGGCTGTATGTTGCTGCATCAGAGCGAGAGTGGCTGACACCGACCAGGAAGGCAAATTTCTTCGTTTACCCCGGTCTCGATGAGGATCCGCGTGCGGCGAATCCAGCAGCCCTGACGCTCACGACGATCAGGAGTCATGATCAATATAACACGACGATCTATGGCCTGAATGACCGCTACCGAGGCATTACCGGGCGCCGTGACGTCGTGTTCGTCAATGAGCGGGATCTCGCCAGCCGCGGGTTGAAGCACGGAGACCTGGTCGATGTCAGCGTCGTGTCCGATGTGGGATCGTCACCGGGCGAGCGCGTTATGCGCAACCTGACGGCGGTCGCCTACAATATCGCGCAGGGATCGATCGCGGCGTATTATCCGGAAGCGAATGTCCTGGTTGCGCTCGATCATTACGACGCCGAATCCGGAACCCCGTCCTACAAGTCGACACCGGTTCTGCTCCGCGCTTCGCCAAGCCATGAGGTGCTGCGCCGATTGGTTCAGGCCGCCAATGAATAGAGCCGAAACTCGATGGCGAATACCACAAACCGGCCGGGCGCCGGGAAAGCGCCGGCGAGCGCATGAATTCAGATTGGTGGAAGAGGCCCACGTCGCATGATGCACCATGCGTGCAGTTTATGCGGGCCAATCCATGGCTCAACAACCTGGCGCGTTTTGAACGCGATCTGCTGATCGGCTCTTGGTTCAGGCACGCCAGGCCTGCTGCATCACCGCCGACGCGCTTGCGGCGAGGTTCCTGGCTGCTTTTCGTACTTTTTCGAACGCGCGTGCCTCGATCTGCCGGATCCGCTCGCGCGACACGTTGAATTGTACCGCGAGGTCTTCGAGCGTCAGTGGTTCGTCGACAAAATGCCGAGCCTCGAAGATACGACGTTCGCGGTCGTCCAGGACGTCGATCGCAGCGCTCAGTGCCTTACGCTGGTGGTCGTTCTCGTCCAGTTCGACGACGATCGCTTCCGGCGAGGGGGACTGATCGACGAGATGGTCCTGCCATTCGCCGGTCTCACCGTCCTCGTGAAGCGGCGCATTGATCGATCGATCGCCGCCAAGGCGTCGATTCATGTCGACCACGTCATGCTCCGCGACATCGAGGCTCTTTGCGATCTGAGAGACCTGATCGGGATGCAGATCGCCTCCTTCGAGGGCGGCGATCTTGCTTTTTGCCGAACGCAATTTGAAGAAAAGCTTCTTCTGGTTCGCGGTGGTGCCGATCTTCACGAGTGACCACGAACGCAGGATGTAATCCTGGATGGAAGCCCGGATCCACCAGATCGCGTAGGTGGAGAAGCGAAAGCCCTTTTCCGGTTCGAAGCGATTGACGGCCTGCATCAGGCCGACGTTGCCTTCGGAGATGATTTCCGAAACGGGAAGGCCATAGCCGCGGTAGCCCATGGCGACTTTGGCGGCGAGACGCAGATGACTTGTAACGAGCTGGTTCGCGGCATCCCGGTCGCCGTGGTCGCGCCAACGTTTGGCGAGGCTGTACTCCTGGTCTCTTTCGAGCATCTTGAAGCGCCGGATATCGCAGAGATAACCCTTGCCGGGTCCGTTTCCGACAAACGCTGGTGCGTACCGTGTTCGAGCTGCGAGGCCCGCGAATTGTCCTTCAATGCCCATTTCAGTCGCTCCGCTGTGAAAGTTGGCGTCCGCCGTTCGAAACTCGAGCGGATTACTGAAGGATAGGCGCAGCGCGCGGGGGAGCCATTAAAATGAGGTTTAGGACATTAAATTCGAATTCAAGCGCGAGTTCGTTAGTGAATAGCTGCAGTCACGACATCAACGATAACGCCTCGAACCACTGCTCTCGCAGGTTGGCTCACCCGGTAGAGCTGGCGTTCTGCCGTCGGCATCTTCTCCAGGCGAGCCATAAGACGGCGGAAGCCGCCCGTCGGCGGCTTCCGGATCAGCTTGCATTTAGTAGGTGCAGGTATACGGCCAGGTGCTTGACGTGTAATTCGGGTTATAGGGACAATCGAGGCCGTAGTCGTAGTAGCCGCCGAAATGACGCCGCCCAGCGCCAAGGTGATCGTGCTCCATGCGGGCCATGTGGCCGGAACCAAGGCCGCCGACGTGGCCTCCGCCAAGGCCTCCGATGTGAGCCCCGCCCATAGATCCGATGTGATCACCGCCAAATCCGCCCATGTGGCCACCACCAAAGCCGCCCATGTGGCCACCGCCAAAGCCGCCCATGTGGCCGCCGCCACCGCCACCCATATGGCCACCACCGCCACCGCCACCGCCGCCACCGCGGGCTTGTGCACCCGTGGCAATAAGGCTGCCGGCAAGCAGTGCACTTGCCAAAATCATCATCGCTCGTCCTCGCATAACATTCTCCATTTGGATGGGCGGACTTTCCGCCACAGGGCCTTGTCAGACGTTGGCGGGTCTCAGCAAGGTAAACGCCAACGTCGCGATGGACTGGAGATGGGAATGGCTGTTCTTCGTCTCTACTAAATTCTCTTTCAATCAACCGATGAATGCCCACCTCACCAAGGCGAACAGGCGCGCTTGCAATTGATCGAGGGGTGCTGAAAGTAGGCCGGGATTTCATCCCTCGCAAAAAATTGGACGGCGCGCACCCGCCTTGAGGGGGCATGAAGCGCGGCGCGCGCCGTCCACTCGACAGCCGCATGATATCGCCTCGGGGGACAGGCGTGGCTGTTCTGAACGTGATCTACGCTCGCAACGTCAATCGCGCCATTAAACAATGTTTCAGAAATCATCCACGTTGTTCCTGGTGGTAGGACCAGGAATTGACCGACTCTCTCCCTCTCGCTGTCGAACCCCGGAAAGCTAAATTCGTTTTTAGTTGAGAAGGCGATGTCAAGCAGCGACGGTACCACCGGCGGGCTCTTGTTTCCGGCGTGGCGTCCCCCTGAATGGAGCAACACATGATGGAGCCGGCCCGAGCCGTTTCTCGACGGATTTGGCGAGAGGGCAGTCTGAGCGTCGGTAGTCGTTCGATTCCGGAAGAGACGGCGGTGGCGCTTACATATAACGGCGGGACCTATGCGGTAATGATGACGACACCGCGGGATTTGGAGGATTTTGCGGTTGGCTTCAGTCTGAGTGAAGGCGTTATCAGCTCTTCTGCCGATATCGATTCGCTTGACGTCGTGCCACTCGATGATGGTGTCGAATTGCGGATGTGGCTCAGCAAGCCAAAAGCCGATCGGCTGCGAGAACGACGGCGGCACATCGCCGGACCGACCGGCTGCGGATTGTGCGGCATCGAATCAATCGCGGAAGCGCTACGCCCGGCGACCGCCATCGGGCCCGGCCCGCAATTCTCGCCCGAACAGATCATGGTGGCTATGCAGAGCCTGCCATCGCGCCAAAAGCTCAACATCGAGACGCGCGCGGTACATGCCGCGGCCCTCTGGAATGCCGCGGCCGGCATCGTTGCCTGGCCGCCATAACGCGCTCGACAAGTTGTCGGGTGCGCTGGCTCGTGCGTCCATTGTGGCGGGCGAAGGGATCATTCTTCTCACCAGCCGGATATCAGTTGAGATGGTGCAGAAGAGCGCCGCGATCGGAGCGCCCGTGATGGTGTCGGTTTCGGCTCCAACTGCGCTAGCCGTTCGCATGGCGGATGCGGCGGGTGTCACACTTGCCGCCATCGCGCGCGCAGACGGATTCGAAGTGTTCACGCATCCGCGCCGGATTTCACTTGAGGCTGCTGCCAATGTCGCAGCTTGCAAGAGCGTTGCTCGCGGCAGCTCGTAGGTGCAGAATTGGAGTTGCCAGGCGCGCTTTCAGATGGAAGCTCGTGCACTCGGTCTGGCTTCGTTCTCAGGGCAGGGGAGGAAAGCAGAAAAATGGTTGCGAAGACCGCGCGGAAATCCGTTGCCATCATCGTGCCGCCGAAGGCGCAATCTCTCGATGTGTCGGGGCCGTTGGATGCCTTTCTGGAAGCCAATCGTCACGCGTCCGGCGGGCCTCTCTACGAGGTTCGATT harbors:
- a CDS encoding efflux RND transporter permease subunit gives rise to the protein MNISAPFIHRPIATALLMVGLLVGGLVSYPLLPVAALPNVNYPTLQITAQLPGADPQTMASSVATPLELQFGEIPGLAQMTSASALGYTQITLQFDLNRQIDGTVSDALSAINAATPYLPVGMPYPPTIRKVNPADTPILVLGLTSDTLPLTTVDAYAENILLQKISQISGVGLVGIGGQQKPAVRVQLDPQALAARGINLEDVRTALGQANVDLAKGTLNSPRQTYTLNTNDQLLKADDYANLVIAYRNGAPVRIRDVGRAVSAPENDLIAGWFNQKRSVILAIQRQPGANVVDTVNRIKAAMPVLQASIPPAVKVNIISDRTETIRASVSDVQFTLMLTVALVVMVIFLFLRNFWATVIPAVTVPLSLVGTFAVLYELGYSLDNLSLMALSIAVGFVVDDAVVVIENIVRHMEEGASPFEASLKGAGEIGFTIVSITLSLIAVFIPLFLMGGYVGLLFREFAITVSVALVLSLLISLTLTPMMCAYLLKPESKEHGWLYRLSERGFDGLLHLYEAGLKIVLRHRFITLMTMLGTIALTGYLFVLIPKGFFPEQDTGLIIGLSEAAQDISFQAMAERQQALLDAVMRDPAVATVGAAVGAGGGNTTVNNGRVYIALKPQSQRGSMDQVLARLRTNLAKIQGITLYMQAAQDITIGGRVSKTMYQYTLNDADPGELNHWAGLFLDRIKTIPGIADVATDQLNAGPMLDITIKREVASSYGILPYTIDNTLDDAFGQRIVSTMYTTLNQYHVVLEVDPKFQYGPEALNGIYVKSSSGQQVPLSTLVDSVVKVAPLVVNHQGQFPSVTISFNLLPGTAIGQAVSSIQKIEKDLGKPLSLQTSFQGNAQAFGDSLSSTPILIAAALFVIYIILGVLYESLIHPITIISTLPSAGLGALLLLMAVHYDLSVIAIVGIILLIGIVKKNGIMLVDFAQHVEHEQGLTAEESIYQACIMRFRPILMTTMAALLGGVPMMLGSGVGSELRQPLGYAIVGGLALSQVLTLYTTPVVYIYLDRLQTWLFGEKKQAAPGHAEAAPAE
- a CDS encoding efflux RND transporter periplasmic adaptor subunit; the encoded protein is MKKKATISAAVLTAAIAAGGLLYFTHTHPLETAAAAPAPPPAVSVVADVVAQHDVPIYLSGVGTVIAYNTDVVRAQIQGQIISINFTEGQTVHAGDLLAQIDPRPYQALIDQYTGNLERDQAQLINAQANLARYTTLGEKGWATPQLLETQKAQVGQLEAAIKADQALIDAAKVQLSFTRLTSPIDGVAGIRQIDVGNIISPSSTNGLVVVTQIDPISLIFTLPETVLPQIQQQQQNTKAPLAVLAYSQDDTTLLEQGALGLVNNEILQTTGSIQLKANFANKTHRLWPGQLVNARLLVDTRRNGLTVAASAVQQGPSGAYVYVIDPNNNTVQSQPVKVAQISSGQALIDSGLKANEQVVVDGQYKLQPGTRVTMLHGQAAQEAIAQSAQQAPIP
- a CDS encoding FdhF/YdeP family oxidoreductase; its protein translation is MGKDDVVGVGDYEGAAAGWGALKAVADAVRGQMDIVKETRGLLSMNQPHGFDCPGCAWPDPKHTSSFEFCENGAKAVSWEATAKRTTPEFFAAHTVSELWKWSDFDLENEGRLTHPMAYDRATDRYLPISWDEALARIGATLRALPHPDMAEFYTSGRASNEAAFLYQLFVREYGTNNFPDCSNMCHEATSVGLPESIGVGKGTVTLEDFDHCDALFCIGHNPGTNHPRMLTTLREVAKRGVPIIVFNPLRERGLERFTSPQHPVEMLTLGSTPIASTYYQVKVGGDIALLKGIMKTLLALDAKSVADGGPGVLDRGFIKNHTAGIDELLADLDATSWDAIEAASGLSRLDIEFVGNIYAKAERVIINYGMGITQHRHGTGNVQQIANLLMLRGNIGREGAGISPLRGHSNVQGDRTVGITEVPNDELLDGIARVFGFDPPRHRGHNAIEAVEAIRDGRSKALVCLGGNLAVAMSDSEVTFKAMRNLDLAVHIATKLNRSHLLLAKQSFILPCLGRTELDVQATGPQSVTVEDSMSMVHASRGGLKPASEHLRSEPAIIAGMALATLPETRVGWANLVSDYGKIRDCIEAVFPEFADFNARIKQPGGFRLYVAASEREWLTPTRKANFFVYPGLDEDPRAANPAALTLTTIRSHDQYNTTIYGLNDRYRGITGRRDVVFVNERDLASRGLKHGDLVDVSVVSDVGSSPGERVMRNLTAVAYNIAQGSIAAYYPEANVLVALDHYDAESGTPSYKSTPVLLRASPSHEVLRRLVQAANE
- the rpoH gene encoding RNA polymerase sigma factor RpoH; the encoded protein is MGIEGQFAGLAARTRYAPAFVGNGPGKGYLCDIRRFKMLERDQEYSLAKRWRDHGDRDAANQLVTSHLRLAAKVAMGYRGYGLPVSEIISEGNVGLMQAVNRFEPEKGFRFSTYAIWWIRASIQDYILRSWSLVKIGTTANQKKLFFKLRSAKSKIAALEGGDLHPDQVSQIAKSLDVAEHDVVDMNRRLGGDRSINAPLHEDGETGEWQDHLVDQSPSPEAIVVELDENDHQRKALSAAIDVLDDRERRIFEARHFVDEPLTLEDLAVQFNVSRERIRQIEARAFEKVRKAARNLAASASAVMQQAWRA